The genome window ATTAATGTATTTTGCCAGTTGCTTCCTTCTTTCCTCTGTAAGTGGTGGGATGTTAATGCGAATTATCTCTCCATCATTTTGAGGATTAAAGCCAAGATTTGCTAGCATAATCGATTTTTCAATAGCTTCAATCATTGATTTATCCCATGGTTGAATTGCAATTGTTTTTGGATCTGGAGCACTGAGGTTTGCTGTTTGATTTAGTGGAGTTTTTGTTCCGTAATAATCAATACTAATGCCTGCCAACATTTGAGTACTTGCTTTTCCTGCACGTATTTTTGATAAAGTATCTATCAGATGAGTAATGGTTTTTTGCATCTCATCTTTTGTCTCGTCAATAACAAATTTTAAATTCTCGTCCATTTTCGTAATTTTTTTTGTGTCAAAGGTAAAGGGAACTTCTAATAATTATTTTCTTTCGAAAAACAAATATAATGAATAAGATGCAAACCACAAATATTTTTTTATTGTGAAGAATATTTTCAAAAATACTTTTTGCTAATTTGCTGTTTGTAGAATTTTGAGATTTTATTGTTTACCCTTTGATACATCTTTTCTTGTGAAAAAATATTTCTCACAGAACTCCTAGCGTCTTTTAAGTTGTTTTGTGTTTGAATTTTATAGGGATAATAAATTTCTTTAAATTCCTCTTGGGGAATTTCTCTGTCAATTATCTTTTTTTTCAGAGTTGTTAAATTATTTTTAATTACCTTACAATCATACTGTAGAACTTCATAAGAATTTGTAAAAGTTTGATAATTACTAAGGAAACCTTTG of Bacteroidota bacterium contains these proteins:
- the frr gene encoding ribosome recycling factor gives rise to the protein MDENLKFVIDETKDEMQKTITHLIDTLSKIRAGKASTQMLAGISIDYYGTKTPLNQTANLSAPDPKTIAIQPWDKSMIEAIEKSIMLANLGFNPQNDGEIIRINIPPLTEERRKQLAKYINTESENNKVSLRNARKNANDSIKEYQDEGASEDDAKRAEKEVQKITNEYTKKVEEITKKKEEDIMKV